The proteins below come from a single bacterium genomic window:
- a CDS encoding phosphocholine cytidylyltransferase family protein, whose product MRKDVAVQAVIVAAGRGSRLQALTDDTPKCLLEIGGRSLLSLQIEALQMYGVKDLVVVTGYRASQIEALLPDSATAVYNPFWAETNNMASLWMARHLLSDDFVYLHCDVLFDPAILGRLLEATGEVVLSVERKLCDHEDMKVQIVDESIVRTGKELPISDASGEFIGLARVSRDARTELMAEIEELVRDGHLQTYFAHAIERLNLRGVEVTPCDIGDGAYWAEIDTTADLEGARTAVAAGCAPWVESEGD is encoded by the coding sequence ATGCGAAAAGATGTCGCCGTGCAGGCCGTGATCGTTGCCGCGGGGCGCGGCTCACGGCTTCAGGCATTGACCGACGACACACCGAAGTGCCTGCTCGAGATCGGTGGTCGCTCGCTTCTCTCGTTGCAGATCGAAGCGCTGCAAATGTATGGCGTGAAGGACCTCGTGGTCGTCACGGGTTATCGTGCGTCGCAGATCGAGGCGTTGCTGCCAGATTCTGCCACGGCCGTCTACAATCCGTTCTGGGCCGAGACCAATAACATGGCTTCACTGTGGATGGCGCGTCACCTGCTCAGCGATGATTTCGTCTACCTGCACTGCGATGTGCTCTTTGATCCGGCGATCCTGGGGCGGCTTCTCGAAGCGACCGGCGAGGTAGTCTTGTCGGTCGAGCGCAAGCTCTGCGATCACGAGGACATGAAAGTCCAGATCGTGGACGAGAGCATCGTTCGCACGGGCAAGGAACTTCCGATTTCCGATGCGAGTGGCGAGTTCATTGGCCTGGCACGTGTGTCCCGCGACGCCCGTACCGAACTCATGGCCGAAATCGAAGAACTGGTTCGCGACGGTCACCTCCAGACCTACTTTGCACACGCAATCGAGCGCCTCAATCTGCGCGGAGTGGAAGTGACTCCCTGTGATATCGGCGATGGTGCCTATTGGGCCGAGATCGATACGACCGCCGACCTGGAAGGCGCGCGCACCGCCGTGGCGGCGGGGTGTGCGCCGTGGGTCGAGTCCGAAGGTGATTGA